One Cupriavidus necator genomic region harbors:
- a CDS encoding DUF2182 domain-containing protein, with translation MSCIENFLGRERVITALGIVAVIVSSWYYLWTGAGTGMAALDMTAVALFPHRLADGGSMEMSLATVVVMWWTMMIAMMTPSAAPLILLYRRVIRYYGAPESRSLVPSMLLLAGYLTAWLAFSICATWLQMILQPTGLISAMMLWSKSAVLSAIVLAAAGFYQFTPLKRACLKQCRSPANFLTKHWRSGVAGSFLLGMRHGAYCVGCCCLLMTLLFVGGVMNVLWIAALSLIVFVEKIVPGGDRLGRVLGAVLIAWAGVTLLA, from the coding sequence ATGAGCTGCATCGAGAATTTCCTCGGCCGTGAGCGCGTAATCACAGCACTTGGTATTGTTGCTGTTATCGTGTCGTCGTGGTACTACTTGTGGACTGGTGCGGGAACGGGGATGGCTGCACTCGACATGACGGCAGTCGCATTGTTCCCGCATCGGCTGGCAGATGGCGGCAGCATGGAAATGTCGCTAGCGACCGTGGTCGTGATGTGGTGGACGATGATGATCGCAATGATGACGCCCAGCGCTGCACCGCTTATCTTGCTGTATCGGCGCGTCATTCGATATTACGGCGCGCCGGAATCGAGATCACTCGTTCCGTCGATGCTTCTTTTGGCTGGCTATCTGACTGCTTGGCTTGCGTTTTCGATTTGCGCGACATGGCTGCAGATGATCCTGCAGCCCACCGGGCTTATCTCCGCCATGATGTTGTGGTCGAAGAGCGCGGTCCTTTCTGCAATCGTTCTTGCTGCAGCAGGTTTCTATCAGTTCACGCCGCTCAAGCGCGCTTGCCTAAAGCAGTGCCGTTCGCCGGCGAATTTCCTTACTAAGCATTGGCGCTCGGGAGTCGCGGGAAGTTTCCTGCTCGGCATGCGTCACGGGGCGTACTGCGTCGGCTGCTGCTGCTTGCTGATGACGCTGTTATTCGTGGGCGGGGTGATGAACGTCTTGTGGATCGCGGCGCTGTCGCTGATCGTTTTCGTGGAAAAAATCGTGCCGGGCGGCGATCGGCTCGGCCGCGTGCTAGGGGCGGTGTTGATTGCCTGGGCCGGTGTGACGCTGCTGGCATGA
- a CDS encoding GDCCVxC domain-containing (seleno)protein: protein MSKILLESTLTCPHCGCVKKEVMPTNACQFYYECGHCGAVMRPRRGDCCVFCSYGTVKCPPIQQKKGCCVSLRGA, encoded by the coding sequence ATGAGCAAGATTCTGCTTGAATCGACCCTCACTTGCCCGCACTGTGGCTGCGTAAAAAAGGAAGTTATGCCTACGAATGCATGCCAGTTCTATTACGAGTGTGGCCACTGCGGTGCAGTTATGCGGCCGAGGCGGGGTGACTGCTGTGTATTCTGCTCGTACGGAACAGTGAAATGCCCACCGATCCAACAGAAAAAAGGATGCTGCGTCTCGCTTCGCGGGGCGTGA
- a CDS encoding DUF1326 domain-containing protein has translation MTPWEIQGTELINCNCSYGCPCQFNALPTHGFCEAMGAISISNGFYDVVRLDGVNIAVVFKWPGPIHEGKGKCQPVVDERASPEQRDAVLKIMSGQDTEPFATMFSVFASTLEQAYDPIFTTIDFDVDVDARRGRIHVEGVFDIVGEPIRNPVTGAEHRARIDLPLGFEYEIAEIGSGTSRSQGNIALNLNSTYAQFARLHMNNKGLIRHHTAT, from the coding sequence ATGACCCCCTGGGAAATTCAAGGTACCGAGCTGATTAACTGCAATTGCTCATACGGTTGCCCTTGCCAGTTCAACGCGCTACCGACCCATGGTTTTTGCGAAGCCATGGGTGCGATTTCGATCAGCAACGGCTTCTATGACGTCGTGCGACTCGACGGCGTCAACATCGCGGTGGTGTTCAAATGGCCGGGTCCGATTCACGAAGGCAAGGGCAAGTGCCAGCCAGTTGTCGACGAACGGGCTAGTCCGGAGCAACGTGATGCCGTTCTGAAAATCATGTCGGGTCAGGATACCGAGCCATTCGCAACGATGTTCTCTGTTTTCGCGTCGACGCTCGAACAGGCTTACGATCCTATCTTCACGACGATCGATTTCGACGTCGATGTTGATGCGAGGCGCGGCCGAATTCATGTCGAGGGGGTATTCGACATCGTGGGAGAGCCGATTCGGAATCCGGTGACGGGCGCCGAGCATCGCGCTCGAATCGATCTGCCGCTCGGCTTCGAATACGAGATTGCCGAAATCGGCTCGGGGACGAGTCGCTCGCAAGGCAATATCGCGCTGAATCTCAATAGCACGTACGCGCAGTTCGCACGACTGCATATGAACAATAAAGGTCTCATCCGGCATCATACTGCCACATGA